A stretch of Desulfotalea psychrophila LSv54 DNA encodes these proteins:
- a CDS encoding PEGA domain-containing protein: MDFRNIGFVACALLLSACQPVVYRQMVPVTTNPMGADVLVDGIASGKTPTSLDLARNQDHILTLTKSGYRQEDVTVKRVYHAEQSVLGAVSRGLSDGKFFDDANMGIQSGISSLETQKTTGEAYTLSPTAVVVTLMPVGGVVSAPVAVSGEAFAAPSAQSTLNVTEIMTSFDREMLDRALETGRSGQSVQWTNPDSGWHFVVVPHSAGRQEGMVTRDISVVGTKAGRVSKGKYPTYRENRNDWRIGYPMHTTKALEVAPVNERALLFGAAKVGASGLKPIGGEKELSHSSHSSESWGADGSHTTTTKSSSTSASVSVNPAGAIDLLEKLTE; encoded by the coding sequence ATGGATTTTAGAAATATCGGTTTTGTGGCCTGCGCGCTACTTTTGAGTGCCTGTCAGCCTGTGGTTTATAGGCAAATGGTTCCGGTGACGACCAATCCCATGGGGGCAGATGTCCTTGTTGATGGTATCGCCTCCGGGAAAACGCCTACCTCACTTGATTTGGCGCGCAATCAGGATCATATCCTTACCCTGACTAAGTCGGGTTATCGTCAAGAGGATGTTACGGTAAAAAGGGTTTATCATGCAGAGCAATCGGTTCTGGGGGCGGTGAGTCGAGGTCTTTCCGATGGTAAGTTCTTTGACGATGCCAATATGGGCATACAGTCAGGCATCTCTTCTCTGGAAACTCAAAAAACGACTGGCGAAGCCTATACTCTTTCGCCAACTGCTGTGGTTGTTACCCTTATGCCCGTTGGTGGGGTGGTGTCTGCCCCCGTAGCGGTGTCGGGAGAGGCTTTTGCTGCTCCCTCAGCACAGTCAACGCTGAATGTGACAGAGATAATGACATCCTTTGATCGGGAAATGCTTGATCGGGCTCTTGAGACGGGTAGATCGGGGCAGTCTGTGCAGTGGACAAATCCCGATAGTGGTTGGCATTTTGTAGTGGTGCCTCATTCTGCCGGTAGGCAGGAGGGGATGGTTACCAGAGATATTAGCGTTGTGGGCACCAAGGCAGGTCGTGTTTCCAAGGGGAAGTATCCGACCTATCGAGAGAATCGTAATGATTGGCGGATAGGTTATCCAATGCATACCACCAAGGCTCTGGAAGTTGCGCCGGTAAACGAGAGAGCGCTTCTCTTTGGTGCGGCAAAGGTTGGTGCATCTGGGTTAAAGCCTATTGGTGGAGAGAAGGAGTTGAGTCACTCAAGTCATAGCAGTGAATCCTGGGGGGCTGATGGCAGTCACACCACTACAACCAAGTCGAGTTCGACCAGTGCCAGTGTTTCTGTGAATCCGGCTGGAGCTATTGATTTGTTGGAGAAGTTGACTGAGTAG
- a CDS encoding PqiB family protein, which produces MIKPATVQKEKGISAIWILPILALVICSWLLYSSYKNAGIDVTVYFDDATGIIADKTLVMTRGVRIGIVTDIDPGLEDSKIKTTVKLDRRVEEKISKDSLFWIVKPELSVTKIEGLDTIVGGSYIEVEFGKSTERGESFQGLSSSPPVNLDAPGLHITLIADSLGSIQKSTGIYSRNIEIGMVSEFKLIGEEKVSIKVFIYPQYAHLVHNESRFYNASGISIKGKLPKIKIQIESIAALIKGGIILYTPEKFIGDPPAENGQEYTFYKNFSDAEYGLEFKLHLPSNYNISEGDTKVIFHGVEVGFVKHIDTSRDQDIITATILLDPRAEVALREETVFWLVEPKVSIEGIENINTLLTGPHIAFSPGKGAFRDSFNISPVPPALIPLRRGKSFFLESAKISFIDGAAVYFKNIQVGEVVKSSLKNSGRTIHTQIYIYQKYLVLLSSKSVFWQYSGIDIQASLSGIEVKMGPIRKIISGSIAFTTPDKLKKEKNIPPKENARFPLYASRQMAVKNVAALQKPGKFFWLRTARETSLNIGSPLLHTNTAIGHIVSFKRGKNDRDIIAKCFVEKQYQGLIKPKTRFYDASGVQVSGGIGGFNIQTGPLQSIVAGGIGCFTPTEGEPKKSSAPYTLYNNFHDALYAKVNIRVLFNDLGGLKTGAPVMYKGIEIGSVTKLNLGKNLHSVSATLLVEEKTLPLFRQGTKIWLRQAQINLAEIKNLQSVILGPSVTLLPGQGEQRRYFRAIDGPPDALLTTGFPVVLEAKRLNSLTPGSPVYYRQLQVGEVVSYALAKNFENVEVRINIDDKYRNLICQKTKFWNSSGVTVKAGIFSGVTVRTESLAAFMAGGISLGNPVKKEKRKLARENQHFLLHEEGKECWQQ; this is translated from the coding sequence ATGATCAAACCTGCAACAGTTCAAAAAGAGAAGGGCATCTCTGCGATTTGGATACTGCCCATACTGGCCCTGGTAATATGCAGCTGGCTCCTCTACAGCAGCTACAAAAATGCGGGTATAGATGTCACCGTCTATTTCGATGACGCCACGGGAATAATTGCGGATAAAACCTTGGTGATGACGAGGGGAGTACGAATTGGCATTGTCACAGACATAGACCCCGGCCTTGAAGACAGTAAAATAAAAACCACGGTCAAACTGGACAGGAGGGTAGAAGAGAAAATCAGCAAAGACAGCCTTTTTTGGATTGTAAAGCCGGAACTCTCCGTCACCAAAATTGAGGGACTTGATACCATAGTTGGCGGCAGCTATATAGAGGTTGAGTTTGGTAAATCAACGGAGCGGGGAGAGAGCTTTCAAGGCCTGAGTTCATCCCCGCCAGTGAACCTCGACGCCCCCGGCCTGCATATTACCCTGATCGCCGACAGCCTGGGATCAATCCAAAAAAGCACAGGCATTTATTCTCGAAATATCGAAATAGGAATGGTAAGCGAATTTAAACTTATCGGTGAGGAAAAAGTTTCCATCAAGGTCTTTATCTATCCTCAATACGCCCACCTTGTTCATAATGAGAGCAGATTCTACAATGCCAGTGGTATCTCCATCAAAGGCAAACTCCCCAAAATTAAAATACAAATAGAATCAATTGCCGCCCTTATCAAGGGAGGAATCATACTGTACACACCGGAAAAATTTATTGGCGACCCACCGGCAGAAAATGGCCAGGAATACACCTTTTATAAAAATTTCAGTGATGCAGAGTACGGCCTGGAGTTCAAGCTTCATCTCCCTTCAAACTATAACATTTCCGAAGGTGACACCAAGGTCATCTTCCATGGGGTAGAGGTAGGTTTTGTCAAACATATAGACACCAGCAGAGACCAGGATATCATCACCGCCACCATCCTCCTTGATCCCAGGGCAGAGGTAGCGCTGCGAGAGGAGACCGTTTTTTGGTTGGTGGAACCCAAGGTCTCCATTGAAGGAATTGAAAACATCAACACCCTGCTTACGGGACCACACATAGCTTTCAGCCCAGGCAAAGGTGCCTTTCGGGACAGCTTTAACATCTCTCCCGTACCTCCTGCCCTTATCCCGCTGCGCAGGGGGAAGTCCTTCTTTCTCGAATCCGCCAAGATCAGCTTTATAGATGGTGCTGCCGTATACTTTAAGAATATCCAGGTGGGCGAGGTAGTCAAAAGTAGCCTTAAAAACTCCGGGAGAACGATCCACACCCAGATATATATTTACCAAAAATATCTCGTACTCCTCAGCTCAAAGAGCGTTTTCTGGCAGTACAGTGGCATTGACATCCAGGCAAGCCTCTCGGGAATCGAGGTGAAAATGGGCCCTATACGCAAAATAATCTCCGGCAGTATCGCCTTCACCACCCCGGATAAGCTGAAAAAAGAAAAAAATATCCCACCAAAAGAAAATGCTCGCTTTCCACTCTATGCCAGCCGGCAAATGGCCGTTAAAAATGTAGCTGCCCTGCAAAAACCAGGAAAGTTTTTTTGGCTACGTACAGCAAGAGAAACAAGTCTCAACATTGGCTCCCCTCTCCTCCATACAAACACTGCCATTGGCCATATTGTCAGCTTCAAACGAGGAAAAAATGACCGGGATATCATAGCAAAATGTTTTGTGGAGAAACAGTACCAAGGCCTCATTAAGCCCAAAACCCGCTTCTACGACGCAAGCGGCGTTCAAGTTAGCGGTGGAATAGGGGGGTTCAATATTCAGACAGGCCCACTTCAATCCATTGTAGCGGGAGGCATAGGCTGTTTCACCCCCACTGAGGGAGAGCCCAAAAAAAGCTCCGCACCATATACCCTCTACAATAACTTTCACGACGCCCTCTACGCCAAGGTAAATATAAGGGTGCTCTTTAACGATCTTGGCGGACTGAAGACAGGCGCTCCAGTAATGTACAAGGGCATTGAGATCGGCTCAGTAACAAAGCTGAACCTCGGCAAAAATCTTCACTCTGTCTCTGCCACCCTTCTGGTAGAGGAAAAGACCCTCCCCCTCTTTCGACAGGGCACAAAAATCTGGTTAAGACAGGCACAGATAAATCTTGCCGAAATAAAAAATCTGCAATCGGTAATCCTCGGCCCCTCTGTAACTCTTCTCCCCGGCCAAGGTGAGCAAAGAAGATACTTCAGGGCCATTGATGGCCCACCTGATGCTCTCTTGACTACCGGCTTTCCAGTGGTGCTGGAGGCAAAGAGATTAAACTCTCTAACGCCTGGCTCACCTGTTTACTATCGACAGCTGCAGGTGGGAGAGGTGGTCAGCTACGCTCTGGCAAAAAACTTTGAGAACGTTGAGGTACGTATTAATATCGACGATAAATACAGAAATCTCATCTGCCAGAAAACCAAGTTCTGGAACAGCAGTGGAGTAACTGTCAAGGCGGGTATCTTCTCCGGGGTAACGGTACGCACAGAATCTCTGGCAGCATTTATGGCAGGTGGAATATCTCTGGGCAACCCGGTAAAAAAAGAGAAGAGAAAATTAGCACGGGAAAATCAGCATTTTCTTCTTCACGAGGAGGGCAAAGAGTGCTGGCAGCAGTAA
- a CDS encoding sodium:solute symporter family protein, giving the protein MNVPLLTTVVLLYLFVVGCLTAKAYRDTATTADYLVAGRDIHPFVMAISYGATFISTSAIIGFGGAAAVFGMSLLWLTFLTIFVGVFIAFVFFGRKTRVMGRNLDAHTFPEFLGLRFQSKTLQGGIGGVIFLTMPLYASVVLMGGAKFVSQILSIDYNVALFFLTVIIAIYVIMGGLKGVMYTDAFQGAIMFIGMFVLLFFTYHKLGGVVAAHEQLTAMKDIAIKIFGAKGHTGWTSFPAFGSDFWFVVVTTLIMGVGIGVLAQPQLIVRFMTVKSNRELNRAVLIGGVFIAVAVGVSFVVGALSNVFFYKYDPATLGKISLLATDKNVAEIIPMYISHAMPQWFTVVFMVTLLSAAMSTLSSQFHTMGTSLGRDIYEKALGRTGNSILITKAGILLAILLSYFLAWGLPHFFEGGTAIIARGTAIFMGICAATFLPMYFGALYCRGMTLFGVYVSFFSGLVTSLFWIFFVHLKESKPLMLCQTIFGVDSLAMGSKWALVDPLMIALPVSIVAMFLCRSMGKPLSSEHLDRCFRKV; this is encoded by the coding sequence ATGAATGTTCCCCTATTGACAACGGTGGTGCTGCTCTATCTATTTGTTGTGGGTTGTTTGACCGCAAAGGCCTACAGGGACACGGCAACCACTGCCGACTATCTGGTTGCCGGTCGTGATATACATCCCTTTGTCATGGCCATATCCTACGGGGCGACCTTTATCAGTACCTCGGCTATTATCGGTTTTGGTGGGGCTGCCGCCGTCTTTGGCATGAGTTTGCTCTGGCTCACCTTTTTGACAATTTTTGTTGGTGTCTTTATTGCCTTTGTTTTTTTCGGGCGCAAGACCAGAGTGATGGGAAGAAACCTCGATGCCCATACCTTTCCCGAATTTTTGGGGCTGCGTTTCCAATCAAAGACCCTGCAGGGCGGTATTGGCGGGGTGATTTTCTTGACCATGCCCCTCTATGCCAGCGTTGTTCTCATGGGTGGGGCAAAATTTGTCTCACAGATTTTATCCATTGATTACAATGTGGCACTTTTTTTTCTCACCGTTATCATTGCCATTTATGTGATAATGGGTGGTCTTAAGGGTGTTATGTACACCGATGCCTTTCAGGGTGCCATCATGTTTATTGGCATGTTTGTTCTTCTTTTTTTCACCTATCATAAGTTGGGTGGTGTAGTTGCCGCCCATGAACAGCTGACCGCAATGAAGGATATCGCTATTAAGATATTTGGGGCGAAGGGACATACGGGCTGGACATCCTTTCCTGCCTTTGGTTCTGATTTTTGGTTTGTGGTGGTCACAACTCTTATAATGGGCGTGGGTATTGGGGTGCTTGCTCAACCGCAGCTTATTGTTCGCTTTATGACGGTGAAGAGTAATAGGGAGTTGAATCGCGCTGTTTTGATTGGTGGTGTTTTTATTGCGGTGGCGGTGGGGGTCTCCTTTGTTGTCGGAGCTCTTTCAAATGTGTTTTTCTATAAGTATGATCCGGCAACCCTGGGTAAGATATCGTTGTTGGCAACGGATAAGAACGTTGCTGAGATCATTCCCATGTATATCAGCCATGCCATGCCACAGTGGTTTACCGTTGTTTTTATGGTAACTCTGCTCAGTGCGGCGATGTCGACCCTGAGTTCTCAATTTCATACCATGGGCACATCCCTTGGCCGTGATATTTATGAGAAGGCCCTGGGACGAACGGGAAACTCTATCCTGATTACCAAGGCAGGTATTCTCCTGGCGATTTTGCTCAGCTATTTTCTGGCCTGGGGTCTGCCGCATTTTTTTGAGGGTGGTACTGCAATTATTGCCCGAGGCACAGCCATTTTTATGGGCATATGCGCCGCTACCTTCTTGCCCATGTATTTTGGCGCCCTCTACTGTCGGGGGATGACCTTGTTTGGGGTCTATGTAAGTTTTTTTTCGGGCTTAGTGACAAGTCTTTTTTGGATATTTTTTGTCCATCTTAAGGAGTCGAAACCGCTCATGCTCTGTCAGACGATTTTTGGTGTGGATTCTCTGGCCATGGGCAGTAAATGGGCCCTGGTTGATCCTCTGATGATAGCTCTGCCGGTATCGATCGTGGCCATGTTTCTCTGTCGCTCCATGGGAAAACCGCTCTCATCAGAGCATCTTGATCGCTGTTTCCGTAAGGTTTAG
- the murI gene encoding glutamate racemase — protein sequence MKAKKPIGIFDSGVGGLSVALKIKELLPREDLIYFADTGFSPYGTKPAELIRSRAKHITAFLIKKGCKAIVVACNTATANAIAYLRATSNIPIIGVEPGIRPAVQQSKSGIIGVLATRQTLKSSSFQTLKKRFAGKSQIEIQACPRLVELVEAGNLTGNETTEAIEGYVEPLLRAGADYIVLGCTHYLFLAPSIKKIISGRAQLIDTSVPVTQELKKQLAISSLLSPTKRDGRTEFWTSGNQTEVTAQISQLWGAGQVFKEQAPERLNLTETAIKML from the coding sequence ATGAAAGCAAAAAAACCTATAGGAATATTCGACTCGGGTGTCGGCGGACTCTCCGTGGCCCTTAAAATCAAAGAGCTTCTGCCGCGGGAAGACCTTATATACTTTGCTGACACGGGTTTTTCACCCTACGGAACAAAACCTGCAGAGCTGATCAGAAGCAGGGCAAAACATATTACCGCTTTCCTGATTAAAAAAGGCTGCAAGGCCATCGTCGTGGCCTGCAACACCGCCACCGCAAATGCCATAGCATATCTGCGAGCCACATCAAATATCCCCATTATTGGCGTTGAGCCCGGCATAAGACCTGCTGTGCAGCAGAGTAAATCAGGCATAATAGGTGTTCTTGCCACCCGACAAACTCTGAAGAGTAGCTCCTTTCAAACACTGAAAAAGAGATTTGCAGGAAAAAGCCAAATAGAAATTCAAGCCTGCCCCCGCCTGGTGGAACTGGTCGAAGCAGGCAATCTCACCGGTAACGAGACCACCGAGGCCATAGAGGGATACGTAGAGCCTCTGCTCAGGGCCGGTGCTGACTACATTGTCCTTGGCTGTACCCACTACCTCTTTCTCGCCCCGAGCATCAAAAAGATTATTTCAGGCAGGGCCCAACTCATCGACACCTCAGTGCCCGTCACCCAAGAGCTCAAAAAGCAATTAGCCATATCATCCCTCCTCTCTCCTACGAAGAGGGATGGCAGAACTGAATTCTGGACCAGCGGCAACCAAACAGAGGTAACAGCCCAGATAAGCCAACTCTGGGGAGCGGGACAGGTCTTTAAAGAGCAAGCCCCTGAACGCCTAAACCTTACGGAAACAGCGATCAAGATGCTCTGA
- a CDS encoding paraquat-inducible protein A, whose protein sequence is MLQLRHFIERFNEEGNGIHIGKESTVAPQRTEHLMACKDCDLLVIQAKVPPGYSAKCPRCGRCLDRSIHHSIAKVLAHSITGILLYLPAIFLPLLTFEAVGFTDSSNVIGCIIEFYQAEYYFVTLAIFLSAIVFPCLLLLSALLTSLSLYFHKYPPWLRHIFRIYVRTEEWAMTEVFFLGIIVAIIKMKDSSTIGYDAGFFCFMLVVLITVRINATMDKRLFWERIEFKDRPTEALPFSPQSRGESAAANGFCHCHDCHKLIPIADGMDKCPRCGAYLHLRKQQSISRTWALLCSAIILLFPANLLPIMQVSFMGTPTPSTIMDGIRFFFDSGQLFIGIVILTASILVPIFKVVGITILLISIKFNFHHYLRKKAIMYRYISFIGKWSMLDIFVIGLLTALVNFGFFSSVSADSAATYFCGVVLTTMAAALAFDPRLLWDKYENTAGSGPVPPQPPKTP, encoded by the coding sequence TTGCTACAATTGCGACATTTCATCGAGAGATTCAACGAAGAGGGGAATGGCATTCATATAGGAAAAGAATCAACTGTGGCTCCTCAAAGAACAGAACACCTGATGGCCTGCAAAGACTGCGACCTCCTTGTCATCCAGGCCAAGGTCCCCCCGGGCTACTCTGCCAAATGTCCCCGCTGTGGCAGATGCCTCGACAGGTCAATTCACCACTCCATCGCCAAGGTACTTGCCCACAGCATTACCGGAATACTCCTCTATCTGCCTGCCATTTTTCTCCCCCTGCTTACCTTTGAGGCAGTCGGTTTTACCGATAGCAGCAACGTCATTGGCTGCATCATAGAATTTTACCAGGCAGAGTACTACTTTGTTACCCTGGCCATCTTCCTCTCGGCTATTGTCTTTCCCTGCCTGCTTCTCCTCTCTGCCCTCCTCACCTCCCTATCTCTCTATTTTCACAAATACCCGCCCTGGCTACGCCACATCTTTCGCATCTATGTGCGAACAGAAGAGTGGGCCATGACCGAAGTTTTTTTCCTGGGCATTATCGTTGCCATCATCAAGATGAAGGACAGCTCTACCATCGGCTACGACGCCGGATTTTTCTGCTTTATGCTAGTGGTCCTTATCACGGTGAGAATAAATGCCACCATGGACAAGAGACTCTTTTGGGAAAGAATAGAATTTAAGGACAGGCCAACCGAGGCCCTGCCATTTTCTCCTCAAAGCAGAGGAGAGAGTGCAGCAGCAAACGGCTTTTGCCACTGCCACGACTGTCATAAATTGATTCCCATAGCAGATGGCATGGACAAATGCCCTCGCTGTGGCGCCTACCTGCACCTACGAAAACAACAGAGTATCTCCAGAACCTGGGCCCTGCTCTGCTCCGCCATTATCCTGCTTTTCCCAGCCAACCTCCTGCCCATCATGCAGGTGAGCTTTATGGGGACCCCGACGCCTTCAACTATCATGGACGGCATCAGATTCTTCTTTGACTCTGGACAGTTATTTATTGGCATAGTTATCCTCACGGCAAGCATACTGGTACCAATATTCAAGGTGGTGGGCATCACCATCCTCCTCATAAGTATCAAGTTTAACTTCCATCACTACCTGCGTAAAAAAGCTATTATGTACCGATACATTTCCTTTATCGGCAAATGGTCAATGCTTGATATCTTTGTTATCGGTCTGCTCACAGCCCTGGTAAATTTTGGCTTTTTCTCCTCCGTTTCGGCGGATTCCGCCGCAACATATTTTTGTGGAGTTGTCCTGACCACCATGGCCGCGGCCCTGGCATTTGACCCGCGCCTTCTCTGGGATAAGTACGAAAACACAGCAGGCTCCGGGCCTGTCCCCCCTCAACCCCCAAAAACACCATGA
- a CDS encoding symporter small accessory protein, whose protein sequence is MIGLEGIAVPLGIILTLLSTLLCVAYGVVNWNRGHVTEGELAQELMWKAEEIKIKENL, encoded by the coding sequence ATGATTGGCTTAGAAGGTATAGCTGTGCCGCTTGGCATTATTCTTACCCTGCTCAGCACCCTGCTCTGCGTAGCTTATGGAGTGGTGAACTGGAATAGGGGGCATGTTACCGAGGGAGAACTTGCCCAGGAGTTGATGTGGAAGGCAGAAGAAATTAAAATTAAAGAGAATCTTTAG